The Fragaria vesca subsp. vesca linkage group LG2, FraVesHawaii_1.0, whole genome shotgun sequence genome includes a window with the following:
- the LOC101298562 gene encoding WD repeat domain phosphoinositide-interacting protein 3-like has product MATLSAFSPPSWPDPNAAAFLSDPTDADSNADADADDHDPQSPPPNPNLDLHNNTNTFSPPPDLALPASRSPPSLFHLSFNQDQACFAVGTDHGFRIYNCDPFRELFRRDFDNGGGIGVVEMLFRCNILSIVGGGPDPQYPTNKVMIWDDHQGRCIGELSFRSVVRSVRLRRDRIVVVLEQKIFVYNFADLKLLHQIETIANPKGLCAVSQVAGSLVLVCPGLQKGQVRVEHYASKRTKFIMAHDSRLACFALTPDGHLLATASSKGTLIRIFNTLDGSLLQEVRRGADRAEIYSLAFSSTAQWLAVSSDKGTVHVFNLKVNSGSSGNEMRTSSDSNMVTSSSNSSLSFIRGVLPKYFNSEWSVAQFRLLEGSQYLVAFGHQKNTVVILGMDGSFYRCQFDPVNGGEMTQLEYHNFLKPEEAF; this is encoded by the exons ATGGCCACCCTCTCCGCCTTCTCGCCGCCCTCCTGGCCGGACCCCAACGCCGCCGCCTTCCTCTCCGATCCCACCGACGCCGACTCCAACGCTGACGCTGACGCCGATGACCACGACCCGCAATCTCCTCCTCCAAACCCTAACCTCGACCTCCACAACAACACCAACACCTTCTCGCCGCCGCCGGACCTGGCCCTTCCGGCGTCGCGCTCGCCTCCGTCGCTGTTCCACCTCTCGTTCAACCAGGACCAGGCCTGCTTCGCCGTCGGCACCGACCACGGCTTCCGGATCTACAACTGCGACCCGTTCCGCGAGCTCTTCCGCCGCGACTTCGACAACGGCGGCGGAATCGGCGTCGTGGAGATGCTCTTCCGCTGCAATATCTTGTCCATCGTCGGCGGCGGGCCTGATCCTCAGTACCCGACCAACAAGGTCATGATTTGGGACGATCACCAAGGCCGGTGCATCGGCGAGCTCTCGTTCCGGTCGGTCGTCCGGTCCGTGCGGCTCCGCAGGGACCGAATCGTCGTGGTTTTGGAGCAGAAGATATTCGTGTACAATTTCGCCGACTTGAAATTACTCCACCAGATTGAGACGATTGCAAACCCCAAGGGGCTGTGCGCGGTGTCGCAAGTGGCCGGGTCCTTGGTGCTGGTGTGTCCTGGATTGCAGAAAGGGCAGGTTAGGGTTGAGCACTATGCTTCCAAGAGGACTAAGTTTATTATGGCTCATGATTCGAGGCTCGCTTGCTTTGCTCTGACGCCGGACGGCCACCTGCTGGCCACCGCCAGCAGTAAAGGGACTCTCATTCGGATTTTTAATACTCTTGATGGCAGCTTGCTTCAAGAG GTGAGGAGGGGTGCGGACAGAGCAGAAATATACAGTCTGGCATTCTCTTCTACTGCCCAGTGGCTAGCTGTCTCAAGTGATAAGGGAACAGTTCATGTTTTCAATCTGAAGGTTAACTCTGGATCAAGTGGAAATGAGATGCGGACTTCCTCTGATTCTAACATGGTTACTTCATCATCAAACTCATCTCTCTCGTTCATCAGAG GTGTTTTGCCCAAGTATTTTAACTCAGAGTGGTCAGTTGCTCAGTTTCGCTTGCTTGAGGGTTCTCAATACCTTGTTGCTTTTGGCCACCAGAAGAATACAGTGGTCATTCTTGGCATGGATGGAAG CTTCTATCGATGCCAGTTTGACCCGGTGAATGGAGGAGAGATGACCCAGCTGGAATATCACAACTTTCTGAAGCCTGAAGAAGCCTTCTGA